A segment of the Sphingopyxis sp. OAS728 genome:
TGAGCTGTCGACGGTTCTGCCCCCGAGGCTGCCAGTTGCGTCCCAAGCGTGCCAAAGTGGCGGCCGGAGCCTTCTCGTGCGATGGTCGCCTCGGACGGCTGGAGAAGCCGCTCGAACCTTCGAGGGCGCAGCCGCTCGCCGGGCGTGAAATCGGATATGGCAGGCAAACTATTGCGAGAGGAACATCTGTTCCGCGAGGGATTCTGCTCCGAATCAGGAACGATGAATAAATGGGCACAGATTCCGTCAGTATTTGAACAGTTAGTTCAGAACGACGAGCGTTTTCTTGATTTATTCCCTGCCCGATCAAGATGATATCAAATGAACTCGAATGCGAGGCGGCTTCCGCCGGAACGACAAGCGATCTGAGACATTTATTCTTCGCATCCCTCCCCACGAGGGGCGCAGTCGACGTGGCATCGAGCAGTGGTTGGTCCCTTGTTCGGTGCCATGCGTGTGCCGCGACGCTCGCAGCCGCGACCGGCATGCCGCCGCGCGAGAGAGCGTCGCGGGCGCACGCTCAAATTCTTCTAGCACCGACACTCAGGTGCGGCGGACGAACGATGCGAACGAAGCATGGGAAGGGAGCGACATCGTGAGTGTGACCGACATCAATGATCCACAGCAACGGCGCGGCCGTATATGCGAGGTCGTCGACTGGGTCATGGCAGAGGTTCCCTGGACCGTTTCCGTGACGGACTGGCCGGGCTTTTCCGAACGTTGGTCCGCACTCACGTCGACCGAATTGGCCGATGTCGAGATCGAACTACAAAGACGTAGCGAGGCGCTTACCGCCGACGATGTCAATCTCGATATTATCGCAGGAACGATGACCGGCCGCGTCGACCGTTGGACTGCAGCGGCTGACTGGCTCATGCAGCATGTTGGTGCCGATATATTCGACGCGGATTTTCGTCACAGGTTCGGGGAGCTTTCGCGTGCCGAGCTTATTCTCGCGGCAATAGAGTATCGCAGCCGCCTTTTAAGCGGCCGCGGAGGGGCGGAGCCCACATTCTCGTCGTAAGGCCCAGTCCCGTTGATCCGAGCGATTTTGTCCCTCGCATTCTCCTTCGTATTTCGGATCAGAATGAGCAGTGGCGAATGTCGAACAATTTGCGTTGATATTCGTCGCGCGGTCAATCATCCTTGCAAACAAGCGCAAGACGCCCGATCGCCCTCCCCCCGGACATGTGGACACGATGGCTCGCACCCACCTTCCGACACCCGAAGCACTTCATACGATTCTGTCCTATGATGCCGTGTCAGGTCGCCTCTCGTGGCGCGCACGGGACGCCGAAACGCTGGCCAGGCATGGTCTACCTATCCCAACCAACCTCGATCGTTGGAACGCGCGCTATGCGGGCACGGAGGCTGCGCAGGCCGATGACGGACATGGATACCGGACTCTCAGCATCGGGGGCCGCTTGCACAAGGCCCAGCGGGTCGTTTGGGCAATGCACTACGGCCGCTGGCCAACCGGCATCATCCGTTTCGTCGGCGCCGATCGCCGCGATCTTCGGATCTCTAATCTTCGCGCACCTGTCTCGCGCCCCATTCGGCGCAAAGGCGACAGGCTCAAAAACAACCGGAGCGGGGTCACGGGTGTTCATTGGCACTGCTCGAAAAACAATTGGCGGGCGAGAATCCACGTCGACGGAAAATGCATCGCGCTCGGCGAGTATGTTCGCTTCGAAGATGCCGTGCGCGTGCGGCGCGAAGCAGAACTACGCTATCGCCCGGCCGCGCCACCGAACTAAATGGCGTGTCACAGACTGACTTGAAGCTTTACGATGAATCAGGACTTTGCAGTCCTTTACCGGTTCAGCGCTTGCGTCGTCATCGTTGAGAACGTCGAAAAAATGGAGTTCGCGCAGCGCCTTCCGCTCGCGCACAAATGTCGGCGGCTTAACCGCTCGGCTACGTCCGAAGCTGCGCGAGACCCACAAGATCGGCGCGCTCCAGTGGTGGGGTAGAGGCCAGTAATTAGCCCCGATTGCGTGGGCTTTCGAATTTAGTTCGCGATCCACCGGGTGGGCATGAAAGCAGAGATTTCGTGGGATAGCCTAGTCTCGTAGGGGACACCGCTTCGCTGAGGCGATTGTCATTTGATCGACATCTTCAAATCCTTATATTTTCCAGTAATGAACCGCCATGCACACTTTCGGCCGCGCGAAGCGTTGCATTCGGATGAGGGAGAATCTTAAACTCTTCGGTTCAAGCTTTCGTGCTCGGCTCGCTCCCCTTCATGATCGCCGCTGGCGCTGGATCTGAGGAGATCATGTTAAAACTTCAGAACATCATTCTCGAAATGATAGCCAAGGGTGATACGCTGGCGAACACCGCCACGCGTTTGTGCATCGAGGCAGAGACCCTCGTGCCGGACGCCATCTGTTCGGTGCTGACGGTCGATGGCGCCGGAATTATCCATCCGCTCGCGGGGCCGAGCCTCCCGGCTTGCTATTCGGTCGCCCTCGATGGGATCAAAGCTGGTCCTACAGCGGGGTCGTGTGGCACGGCTGTGTATCTTCGGTCCGAAGTCACCGTAACCGATATCGAAAGCGACTCGCGATGGGCGGAATACAGGCATCTCGCGCTGCCGATTGGTTTGAAGGCCTGTTGGTCGAGTCCCATCTTGGACGCCAGTGGCGAACCGGTCGGAACCTTCGCCTTCTATTATCGCAAACGCCGGGGGCCGACCGAACTTGAACGTGAAATTGTCAGGCAATGCGTCCACCTTTGCGCGATCGCGCTCGAACGCGAGCAACGTATGGAAGCCCACAAGTTGCGCGCATTCACCGACGCACTCACGGGGCTTCCGAACCGGGCGGCGTTCAATGCTGCGTTGGGAGCCCTGGACTGCGCCGCGCCGGGCGGGTGGGCTTTACTCGTAATCGATCTCGACAACCTCAAATTCGCCAACGATACCTTTGGGCATCATGCGGGCGATTGCCTTTTGAAGATCGCTGGCGAAAGGATCGCTGCTGCGGTGGCGCCGAACGCCGCTTTTCGCGTCGGCGGCGACGAATTCGCCGCAGTGCTCCAAACGCCCGCTTCGCTTAAGAACCTCGACGGGCTCGCCGAGCAGGTACTCGCCGCGCTTGCGGAACCCGCCGAATGCGGCGAGCATGTCATCGTGCCGCGGGCGACGATCGGCGGAGCCACGCTTTCCCTCGGAGACCGGGTCGCGGAGAGGGTCCGCCAGAATGCCGATTTTGCGCTTTATCACGCCAAAGAAACCGGCCGCGGCGGCTTCGTGCGCTACTGGCCAGGCTTGGGAACAAATATTACGCGCCGCCTCGGCGAGATTCGGGATGTCGACGCAGCGCTTCGCGATCACCGGATTGAAGCCTATTATCAGCCTGTCGTACGGTTGGACACGCGGGAGATCGTAGGCCTTGAGGCCTTGTGCCGAATGCGGATTGGTGACCGGGTCATTTCAGCCGCCGACTTCCAGGAGGCAACCAAGGATGTGCATGTCGCAGTGGCGATGACGGCGCGCATGATGGCGCTCGTCGCAGCGGACGTTCGCGCGTGGCTCGACATGGGCATCCCCTTCCAGCACGTCGGAATCAACGTGTCGTCGGCGGACATGCATAGCGGAATGCTCGACCGCTTGCTGGCAGCGGCTTTCGAGAAGGAGAGCGTGCCTTTGCATCACGTCATCCTCGAGGTCACCGAGACGGTCTATATGGGTGAAGGCGAGCGGCTCGTTCAACGGGCGGTCGAAGCGCTTCGTGCCAAGGGTCTCCGCGTCGCCCTCGACGATTTCGGAACGGGCTATGCCTCGCTCACCCATCTTTTGACCGTGCCGGTCGATATCCTCAAAATCGACAAGAGCTTCATCGCGCGTCTCGCACCGGGTGACGCCAGCATGGCGATCGTTGAGGGACTGATCCAGATTGCCGGGAAACTCGATATGCGCGTGATCGCAGAAGGCATCGAAACCGAAAATCAGGCCCATGAACTGATGTCGGCAGGTTGCCTCCTCGGTCAGGGATATCTCTTTGCCGAGGCAGTCGACCGTGAAGCCACGACCGCGCTGTTGCTTAGCGGTGCGCAGCGGCTCTCCGGTCCGCTCAGGTGTCAGACGGGACGCGGCAAGCGGGGGAGCGCAATGCGGCCCACTGATGTTCGAGGATGTTCGGCGAGCCGACAGCAATGAGTCCGAAGGCACGGGAGCAAGTCTGGCACCGGAAACGCGCATGTTGAAATTCGGACAGCAAGCGTCGGCCAAGGCGATTTGACGCGCCCCAGCTATTTCAAGGAGCGCATATGGCGGATTCGAACGGCTAATGCCGCCTTTAGCGTCGCAAGTATCCGCCTCCCTCTAGCTTGGACAGGTGTAGCGATACCACTTGCGCGCGACGCCGGGCAGCCAGCGGAAGCTGGCTGGATCGTTTATCTGTTTGGAGACGCTGACCGAGCCGTTCGTGTCGACTTCGGTGACGCGGTTGGCACCCTCCAGCCAGCTACGGACCGTGCTGCGCGAAGCGATGGCGCCGACAAGCGTCTCGTTTGTTTGCGACAATCGATCCGCGCCGAGCCTGATATGCAGCGTGAAGGCGTCGCCCTTTCGAAGCGTGCCTGTGTGCGTGACCTCGGCGCCTTGCTCGCTCCAGCACGATCGGGAAACACCATGCTCGGTTGCGAACTCATAGCCCACGCCTATGGCCATGAGCGATTGCTGAAGGGTCGGCGCTACGACGGACGTCCGCAGCACGGCTTCGATGGGCGCGCCCGGCCGGATGACGGCGATGACATAGGTTTCGGCGTAGGAGGGTATGAAGTCAAAAGACCGTCCGGCGCTCGCACTCCGCACCATCAACAGCGTTCCAGCGGCGTCATAGACTTCGATAATGACTTTCCCGGCGAGACTGACGTCGATGCTCCGCGTTTCCCCGGGCACGCCGGCGAAATAGAAATAGCGCACCGCGTTGCGCTCACCGGCCGCGAGCGTGAGCGGCTGGCCGACCGGCAAAGGCTGTGCGCCTTCGATCTGCGCCATCGCGGGACCGCCAATCATCGCGGCCGCGATCGCCAGTGCGAAGATCTTCAGATGATGTTTCATTGCGCGCGCCCCCGCTTGCGCATGGCGTCGAGAAACGCCGTGAGCGCCGCCTCCGATTCCGCCCTCGCCTTGGCGCTGGCGGCGATGTTGCGGGCTAGTTCCGCGGCCGCCTGACGCTGTTGTTGCTGCTGCGCCTCGCTCCACTCCGGAGCGGCGGGCGCTGGCGGTGACGAGACGGTAAGATGGCTACCCGATGCCGCGGCTGGACCAGACGGCGCGCCGGGCGCCGGCCATCCTCCCCGCCAGTTGGTCCGAATGACTTGTCCGACGCTCATCGAATAGCGCCTGTTGCCTTCCTCGGCATCGCTCAGTCGTTTGGAGGAGTGGCAGTCGGGCTCGCGAACGATTGTCTCGAACTGTGCAACGTAGCTCTGGAACGCGCGGCCAAACTGGCGCGTCAGCACTTCCTGACCGACATTCGATCCCTCGCCGATGTCGACGACCGCTGAAAGATATGTGTCGTACGACCCGTCCTTCTGTATCGTGCACCAGCCATATTCCGCCTTGGCAGGGGTCATAACGGCGATCGACAGCACCATCCCCCAAAAAAATCGGCGCATCCAAGCCCCCTCGTTTGCATTGTGAGAATCTGTACCGAATATCCGCAGACATTGGCGAGTCGCCGCGGGCGACCTCGGCGAGCGCGACCGCATAGCGAGGCTGGAGCGCGGCATCGGCGCTCGAAGCGGAGCCCGCGTCGATCGCCCCCGGCAGCTTGTCCCCATCGTCCATCGCCGCGAGGACCAGCACTTCAGCGCCGAACCGGTCGATGATGCATTTCGCCTCGCGGGCGGAAACGGTGGTCGCTCCCGGAATATGCTGCGGCGTCAACCCGCTCCCACGCGGCGAAAGCCCGCCGGCATAGCTCTCATCGCCCGCCGCCTGCGGATCGGCGCCCGGCTTGCACGCCGCGTCGATTGCCGCCCGCGTCGGGATTTGCGCTGCCGCCGGAACCGCCGTCAATCCCCAGACAAGCACCGTTGCGGCGCAAAGCGACCTAATAATCTTGCTCATTCAAAGCCCCCCAATTGCGCGACGGCCCCCCCCCGGCGCGCCGCGATCAGATCATCATCTCCGTGCGCTTAGTTGCGCTCTATATTCGGCTGCCAGTATTTTCATGTCGAAGCGCGCGGCCCGAAAGGGATTCGCTCTTACATTCGCGGCGCAGGACGAGGCGTTCCAGCGGGATCTGTCGCGGCCTCGCATTTACCGGAACCCTGTTCGTCTACCACCATATTCAAATCCGGCGAAGCAGGGTATGTCGACTTTCCACTCCTCGTCCAATGAGCCTCGCCGCTGATGCGATCGATCTCGATCTCCAAGTCGTAGCGAGAATAACTCAAGCCATCGTCTTGTGCGACCTTCGCAATTCGCGAATAGAGCCGATCTATAGTTTGCACCGTACATCGAGCGGGCATCGCCATGTAGGCGTCGCAGCCAAACGGCACCCACGCCCATGCAGCTTTATCAAACCGCTCCCACCGGTCAGCACCAATGCGATAGGTGGGAGATGAATCGATCCAGAAGCGGTCCCATTTGCACGACACCATTGATTGAGCGCTCGCTGGCGCCGCGGAAGCACAGATTGCGGCTGCAGCAACCGCAGCTGTTAACGCTTGCAATCTCACCATTCCCTCCGCCACTTGCCTGACACCATGTGTCGGATCAACCGACTGCGAACTCATCGCGGAACCCGATGCCAATAAGTCGCCGCCCATGGAAGCCGACCTACCGCACTATGGCTTGTCCAGGCGCTCCTCGTTCTCGATCTGCTCCCGGTTTAGCCAGTCGAGCATCTCTAATCTTTGCAGTTCATCGAGATCTTCCTGCCGCCGTTCGCGGTGTAGCCGCGCTTCGGCATTAACGCGCACGAACGCCGCAATAACCGCTGGCACGCCGAAATAGACCGCGAGAGACAGCACGGTGATCAAGGCCCATCCGACAGCGGCGTCAGACATGGTGACAGAAGGTCGGAACGGCGTCGGCAGAACGCGTCGTCAAAATCTTGATTATCCGAAAACCGGCGCGGGAAAGCTTGAGATTGCAGAGCCCCTCATGCCGTGCCGGCGGTACAGCAGCGAGCAGCAGGGCAAAAATCGAGGCGGCTTTCGAACGGTCTTTCTCGCTGCGCCGCCACCAGTCAAAGACTATTTCCATTCGCCGGTATTGGCGTTCACGGAACTGCAGCCGGTTTCGTGGCCCTGTTGCTTGTGACCGTTGGCGTAGCGCCAGCATTCGTCGCTGGTTGAGTAAGAGCCCGAGATCCATCCGTACCCGCCCGAGTAGCTGCGGCCATGGGCCGCATTCTTGCACCAGGGCCGATAGGCGACGTTCGAAGCCAGTGCGGCTGCCGGCGTGGCGATGGCCACGGCGAAAATTATGAACCGTTTCATCAATTTTCCTCCCAAGACGGCGCGGGGAAGTTGCGTGGGGTCGCAACACGCCGCCTCCCCGCAGCACGCCCCATCTGGATAACAACGGCTTCCCTCGCCTCACATACCCATTTGTAGGGTCATCTCCTGCGTCGGTGCAGTGCATGAGGAAAGTGCCAATTCAGGTCGCCGAGGAGAGGCGCTCGATGCGCTCCACGATCAGCTCGGGATGGCTGGAAGTCATGAAGCGTCCGGCGCTATCGACGGTTTCCATGCTGGTTCGAGGCAGAAGCCGCGACCAGTACCCTGTCACCTCTTCAACGTCATTGTGGGGGTCGTCGGCGCCCTGCAGGACGATCCAGTCGCAGCAATCGAGCGGCTCGAAATTCCATCCACCATGAGAGATGACGAGTTCCTCGAAAATACCCCCGATATAATTGCCGCAGGCGAATGGACGAAGTGCGCGGAACCGATCACGAATGAACTGCGGGTCGTCGCATAGCTTTTCGTCTACGGCGGACCCACGCGTGATCGAGCGCATAAGGTGGACGACACGTTCGAAACTGAACTGCGCGCTGATCACCCGGAAGAAAAGCTCGACGAGCCGCGGGCTTCGGTAAAAGGCTTCCTTGAAAGCGCCGACGACGCCCATCCGCTTGCCGGCGGCGTCTGCTTGGGGGGTCGGAGAGACCAGCACCACGGGTCCCACCCTGTCGGGCTGCGCCGACTTGAAGGCGTGCACGAACTGAGCCCCGCAGCGCGCGATTACCGGCAATTTCTCGATGCCGAGCGAGGTCATCAGCTGCAGCACATCCTCGATAGCCTGGCTGAAGGGGTCCTCTCGTGACGCGTTCCCGAGGCTGGTCGCGCCAAATCCCGGCCGGTCGACGGCGATCGGTCGCCAGCCGCGCTTTTGCAGTACGGTGAGCAGAGGCCGCGGAACCGCACGGCAGCACCAGTTCGAATGTACGATCAGTATCGGACGCCCCGATCGCGGACCGTAATCGCTCCATGCGATGATACCGCGGCCGTTGGGGCGAACGGAGAAACGCGAGGGCTCGATCGACAGGTCGAGGAATCCTGGCGGGTTGTCGATCGTCCGCGCGAAAGCCCGCAACGCCTGCGACTCCGTAATGAGGCGGGTGAGTTCAGCAGCACTTTGCAGGCCGAAGGTCGCAAACAGGGTCTGCAGTTCCTTCTTGATGACGGCCGCGCTCGTTCCAATCGACGCCGCCGCCTCTTCGCGCGATGCGCCGCTCGCGATCAGGAGTGCGACCTTCGCCTGCCGGTCCGAGATGCAAAGCATGTCAGCGAGTTGAAGCTGGCCGTCGATGTCGCTGGGTAAAATGCCGAATGCGGCCGCAACGACGGCTCTCACCACCGCAGGCGTGTTGGGAAGGTGCATGCGCCGCGCCGCCGTGGCCATCGCCTCGCGCGCGGTCGCGTAGGAAACATCGATCTGTTCTGCCGCGCGCCTGACGCTGCCCGTTCGAACGACCGCCGCCACGGTGCGCTGCTGCAATGACGTGAGACCGAAGGCCGCCACCGCATCTTCCAGGGGTTCCGCCGAATTGCTGGCGAAGACCGCAATCGAGCCTGCCGGATGATCGTCGATAGCGGCGCGGAGAGTAGCGGGCAAATTCCAACCGAGTGTCTCGGAGCAAGGCGCCCATAGCCCGAACAAGGGCGGCGCGTCGTCGCGCGCGCAGCTTATCAGCCTACCATCGTTGCTCCGCGCATCGACATGCGCGAGGACGTCATCGAGGCAATCAAAATCCGGTAGCCATTCTGGCTGGTCGAGCGGGATGCGGGCGCCCCCGCCAGCGAAAAGAAGAAATGCGAGCGCGCGGCGGTCGAGCAGAGCCGCCTGCGCGACATGGCTTTCGGCTTCTTCGGCCATGACCGCGGCCTCGAACGCGGATGCATCATTCTGCAACGCCGCCAGCGACGATTCCGGCGAATCGATCATCTGCTGAAACACGGGTGAAAAGCGGTCGTCTTTTACCAAGCTGCGCCCCCCCGAGCGGCCTTCTGAATAAACTCGCTCTTCAGTTGCCCCGGCGGCGTTCGATCCACAAGGGCCCCTCAGCATGTGACCCTACAAATGGGTATCGCCGCAGGATGCCAAAGAGCGGATGCGAGCGAAATCTGAATGAAGGGGGCAGAAATGAAATATCTCATCGCACTAGCCGTGCTCGCCAGTGCAACGGCTAGCGTCTCCGAAAGCGCGGTGCAGGCCATGCAGGCCGACGAGACGCCGATGTTCCGTTCCATCAGGGCGATGGGCGGGTCGAACCGGAATTACTTCGTCACCGACATCTTCTGGGGCGATTACACGAACAATCTGCAATACAAGAATCGCTTCGCCAGCTGGGTCAATGCCAACTACGGCAGCATGGGCGGTCAATATGCCAGCTACTGCTGGTACGGCGATGATGAGAACGCAGCTTATGAGAAGCGCGACCGCGTCGTTCATGAAAAACGCAGCAGCGGCAATAATGTCATTCTGACCAACTGGGGCGCGTAGCAGGCGTCCTGAGCAAGGCGGACACATTGATCGGCCATCGGGATTCCGAATTGCAGCGCCGAAACCATGGAAACCGCCGTGATCCCGGAAATAAAGCGATGTCCAGATACATTCCGAAGCTCCTATTGCTGATGAGCGCGCCATTCTGCATATCAGCCGCGCCGCCGGCGGACGGCGCCTTATGGTCGGCGACGCAGGCGCCAATGCCGGGCACGATTTCAGAGTGCACAGCCAAGTAGCGGCGGCGGCTCGGCAGCTTCCGTATAGCGCTGGCTTTGCCAGGGCTGCCCGCGATGACGGGGCTTTCACGCTTCGCCATCGGGCTATGCCGATGATCGTGAACGGGCGATGCAACAGCGCCGAGATTATCACCCTGTCGATTGGGTTCCGCGTGCGCTGAGAACGGCCCGTATGCAGGCCTCGCTGTTCTGGAGTCCGCATGCTCGCACCTCACTGCGCTCCGTCGTCGTGGCAATCCGCTCGAACGCTCCGGAGTAAGCCACAAGCGTCATATAGGCTTCGGCAAGGCCTTCTTCGCTCAGGTCAGCGGAATAGGCGATCACATCGATCCGAGGCGGCGGCGGCGCCGCGAAGGCCGGTGCAATGATTAGCATCGGAAGGGAAAAGAGCGCGAGCAGTGAGCGGCTGACTATGGGCAATGACTTCTCCTGATGAAATCCCGGCGGCTTTGGCGTGACCTACATTGGTCATTGGACTTTCGCGACTTACGCTGCTGCTGCTTTCTCGTCCGGCAGCCTGTCCGCATGACACTGGCCTATTGTTCGTCTAGCATAGATGAAGGCTCATGGCCGGTCCGATGGAGGTATAAATCAGAGTAATGCGCTATCTCCAGCAGCCGCGTCATGTTCGAAACCCGTAGCCGCCTTCCCATGCGCCGGATCGCGTGCTTTTCGGAGAGCCTCCTGACCATTCGATTGACGTGCACGGGCGTCAATCCCAGCACGTCGGCGAGTTGTTGCTGTGTGAGGGGCACATCGAAATCTGTAACAGGCAGCCCAGCGACTTCGCTAATGCGATAAAAGGTCTCGCAAAGCAGATGCGCAAAGCGCACCTCGGCATTTCGCCGTCCGATATTCAGGAGCCATTCCCTCGATATCGCCCCTTCGACGAGCACATCCACAATCAGAGCGCGCGCTATCGATGGCCGCTCCGCTGCCAGCTTCTCCAACTCCGTCAGCGGCACGCGCGCCACCACCGCCGGAGTGATCGGATACATGTCGTGATCTGCGGTGTGAACGTAGGCGGACTGCAAGTCGAGGGCTTCGCCCGGAATTTTCAGAGCGACGATCTGACGTCCGCCATCGGCCGCCACCTTGTATCGACAAACGAACCCTTCGAGCAATATCGGACAGACCGTCACGCGATCGCCTTCGCACAGAAGGTTCGTATCGGGAGCTAGATGGATTATGTCGTGCGGCAGGCGGCTCAACGCCAGTTGGTCGTTTGATGAAAGTGGCGACCGATTGAGAAGTTTGCGGATGAAAATGCTGAGCGGCCCCAAATCCATCACGCTGCGGTGATATTCCATCCAGCTTGTGTTTTCGCCGCTTTCGGTCACAATGCCTCCATATTTCCCTTGAGATTAACAGCGGCAGGCGGGGATTGTTCCGAAACGGCTTCCATGAGATTATCGCGCGCGCCCAGCGGAGCGGACCAATTTTTCGCACGCAAGTTGGAAGAGCCGTATCTGTAAAGCCTAATGGAGAATGACGCCGTGAAGCGCCGGATTTTGATCATCGAGGATGACCCCCTCATAGGTCTCATGCTGGAGGAGCTGATCGAAGCGCTTGGCTATGCCTCCGCAGGCGTCGTCCAGCGCGTCGAAACCGCGCTCGACCGTGTCCGGGTTTGCGATTTCGATGCGGTTATCATCGATGTCCACCTCGCCGACGGCGAAACGAGCGGACCGATCGCCGCCGCGCTCAACGCGGCAGCGATCCCTTTTCTCGTCTCGACGGGCGGCTTTGTGAAAACGCCGCTTCCCGCCTGGGACGGCCATCCCGTATTGCTGAAGCCATTTACGCGGGAAAGCCTGGAAGCGGCGCTTGAAAACATCGGTCTGACAGCGTCGCAGAATAGCGCCGCTACCCCCGCCGATACGGCGTCAGCCGATCAAGCTCCGCGGTCTCCGGCCGCAGGCTGATGTTTCGAACAGATCGCCGACGCTTGGACAAAGTGCGTTAAGAGCTGCCAATTGCGTCAGAGCCCGCGGCGTCAACGGATGATGTCGCGAATTCGCTGGGCGAGGCTTTCCATCGGAAAGGGTTTCGTGAGGAGCGCCATGTTCGGTGCAAGCTGTCCGTTACCGATCACCGCATTCTCCGCATAGCCGGTAATGAACAGGATCCGAAGCTTCGGGATCAGGGCAAGAGCCGCATCGGCGACTTGCCTGCCGTTCATCCCTCCCGGGAGCCCGACATCGGTGATCAGAAGATCGATCGCCGGATGCGTCTCCACGAGCCGCAATGCGGCCGGGCCGTCTTCGGCTTCGAGAACGCTGAAACCCAGCTCCTCCGCAACCTCGACGACCAGCATGCGAATGGTGGGCTCGTCGTCGACAACCAATATGCATCCCGCCGCCGTCGGCACGAGGAGCGTCGGCGTTGTCTGTGCGGCTTCGGACCGTGCGTCGGTATCGTCATCAGACAAGTGCCGCGGCAGATAAATGCATACCGTGGTACCCGTTCCGACTTCGGAGTAGATCCTGACCTGCCCGCCCGACTGACGCGCGAAACCGTAAATCATCGAGAGCCCGAGACCCGTCCCTTCGCCGAGCGGCTTGGTCGTGAAGAAGGGGTCGAAAGCACGCGAGGCGATGTCGGGCGCCATGCCGGTGCCGCTGTCGGTCACACAGATGGAAACATATTGGCCCGGGTCGAGATCGCGCTCCCGAGCGCTTCGCGTATCGAGCCATTTGTTGGCCGTCTCGATCGTGATGCGCCCACCATCGGGCATCGCGTCGCGCGCATTGATGCAAAGGTTTAGGATGGCATTTTCGAGCTGATTAGGGTCGACGAGCGTACTCCACAGCCCTGCCTTCCCGACGGTTTCAACCGCGATGGCAGGGCCGACCGTCCGGCGCACCATCTCCTCGATATCGAATATGAGCCGATTGGCATCGGTCGGCTTTGGATCGAGTGTCTGGCGGCGCGAGAAGGCGAGCAGGCGGTGCGTGAGCGCTGCTGCACGGCGCAGCGCGCCCTGCGCCGCGACCGAATATTTTTCGATCTCGCCGACGCGCCCCTGCGCGATGCGGATCTGCATCATTTCGAGCGATCCCGAGATACCGGTCAAAAGATTGTTGAAGTCGTGCGCGATTCCGCCGGTAAGCTGCCCCACCGCTTCCATCTTCTGCGACTGCCGGAGCGCCTCTTCGGCCTGATCGCGTTCGGCCGCGGTAGCCGCCACTTCGTCGACCAGCCGCCGCCTTTCGATCTCGAGTTGCCGCTCGACTGCCTTGCGCGCCGACATATCGAGCATCGCGCCTACCATCCGGAGCGGAGCGCCCTCGGCGTCGCGGATGACATAACCCCGATCGAGCACGTCGGCGAAGCTGCCGTCGGCGCGCTCGAAGCGATACTCGCCCGCCCAGTCGCTGTCGGCGCCTTCGATAACCTCGTGGATGGTCTGGTTGATGCGGTCGCGGTCGTCGGAATGAATGTGCGCGAGCCACCATTCGCCGGTTGGTTCGACATCGGCGAGCGCATGACCGTAAGCGCGCTCGAGCGCGTCGTTCCATGTCACATGATTGGAGCGAAAATCCCAGTCCCAGATCGCATCGTTCGTCGCTCGTCCCGCGAGCCGAAGCCGCTCGCCGATCTCGCGCAATTCGCGGCTCGCTTCACGGTCCTTGGTGACGTCCTGCACCGTGCCGATC
Coding sequences within it:
- a CDS encoding PAS domain-containing protein, yielding MPRSDQLSREELLERQAFQLDLIARLRDIDEPARMLQAACAMLGRALEAGRCGFASISEDGQMVRVDSDWAGDLFSLAGESRLLDSFGPEVISELRGGDTLVVADSERDSRSSGYVEGWHSIGTRSLIVCPLMKDGRLDALLYVHHSEPRDWRIAEIALVEDVAIRTREAADRARSEAAMRESEERYRSLFNSIDAGFCVVEVKFGDDGEAADYRFVEVNKSFDAYTGIANAEGRWMRDIAPVHEQHWFELYGRVARTGVSERAELPANELGERWYLVHAYRVDAPEKHHVAVLFTDLTERRRTEEALAASREELELATRAAELGRFDYRPRDGTLAWDDRCRALFGISAGAPVTYATAFLAGLHPDDRDRADAAVAAALDPDGSHRFEVEYRTIGIEDGVLRHLTAHGIAFFEEGEPVRLIGTVQDVTKDREASRELREIGERLRLAGRATNDAIWDWDFRSNHVTWNDALERAYGHALADVEPTGEWWLAHIHSDDRDRINQTIHEVIEGADSDWAGEYRFERADGSFADVLDRGYVIRDAEGAPLRMVGAMLDMSARKAVERQLEIERRRLVDEVAATAAERDQAEEALRQSQKMEAVGQLTGGIAHDFNNLLTGISGSLEMMQIRIAQGRVGEIEKYSVAAQGALRRAAALTHRLLAFSRRQTLDPKPTDANRLIFDIEEMVRRTVGPAIAVETVGKAGLWSTLVDPNQLENAILNLCINARDAMPDGGRITIETANKWLDTRSARERDLDPGQYVSICVTDSGTGMAPDIASRAFDPFFTTKPLGEGTGLGLSMIYGFARQSGGQVRIYSEVGTGTTVCIYLPRHLSDDDTDARSEAAQTTPTLLVPTAAGCILVVDDEPTIRMLVVEVAEELGFSVLEAEDGPAALRLVETHPAIDLLITDVGLPGGMNGRQVADAALALIPKLRILFITGYAENAVIGNGQLAPNMALLTKPFPMESLAQRIRDIIR